One part of the Arthrobacter tumbae genome encodes these proteins:
- the nusG gene encoding transcription termination/antitermination protein NusG translates to MSEQELERQITTDEEDLGTEDQVTAAGAEDAPADTVAPADSENSSVEEGTVDEEDSADSDDSTDSADSTDGEDSAEEAPEPEVDPVAEFKSKLRRQDGDWYVIHSYAGYENRVKANLETRIQTLDMEDFIFEIQVPMEEVVEIKNTTRKIVNRVRIPGYVLVRMDLTDESWGAVRHTPGVTGFVGNAHDPVPLSLNEVFSMLEHTIVKSGSETGKPARAQATPAMVNFEIGESVTVNEGPFETLPASISEIKPETQQLVVLVSIFERETPVTLSFSQVTKIQ, encoded by the coding sequence GTGTCCGAGCAAGAACTCGAACGACAGATCACAACCGACGAGGAAGATCTGGGTACCGAGGATCAGGTAACTGCAGCAGGTGCGGAAGACGCCCCTGCTGATACCGTTGCGCCCGCGGACAGTGAAAACTCCTCGGTCGAGGAAGGCACAGTTGACGAGGAAGACTCGGCTGACAGTGATGACTCAACTGACAGTGCTGACTCAACCGACGGGGAGGACTCGGCTGAAGAGGCTCCGGAACCCGAAGTCGACCCCGTCGCCGAATTCAAGTCGAAGCTGCGTCGCCAGGACGGCGACTGGTATGTGATCCACTCCTATGCCGGTTATGAAAACCGCGTGAAGGCAAACCTGGAAACCCGTATCCAGACCCTGGACATGGAGGATTTCATCTTCGAGATCCAGGTGCCGATGGAAGAAGTCGTGGAGATCAAGAACACCACGCGCAAGATCGTCAACCGTGTCCGCATCCCCGGTTACGTGCTGGTACGCATGGACCTCACCGATGAGTCCTGGGGCGCGGTTCGGCACACCCCCGGCGTTACCGGTTTTGTCGGGAACGCGCACGATCCCGTGCCGTTGAGTCTCAACGAGGTTTTCTCGATGCTGGAGCACACCATCGTGAAGAGCGGCTCCGAGACAGGAAAGCCGGCGCGCGCCCAGGCCACACCAGCGATGGTGAACTTCGAGATCGGCGAGTCCGTGACCGTCAACGAAGGTCCCTTCGAGACGCTTCCGGCCAGCATCTCGGAGATCAAGCCGGAGACCCAGCAGCTGGTTGTACTGGTTTCGATCTTCGAGCGTGAAACCCCGGTTACCCTCTCGTTCAGCCAGGTAACCAAGATCCAGTAA
- the rplA gene encoding 50S ribosomal protein L1: protein MAKRSKAYEAAAAKIDANKQYAPVEAVALAKATNPSSFDATIEVAFRLGVDPRKADQMVRGTVNLPHGTGKTKRVLVFATGEKAEAAIAAGADFVGSDDMIEKVAGGWVDFDAAVATPDLMGKVGRLGKVLGPRNLMPNPKTGTVTPDVTKAVTDIKGGKIDFRVDKHSNLHFIIGKVSFDETKLVENYAIALEEVLRLKPSASKGRYIQKATVTTTFGPGISVDPNVTKVLADA from the coding sequence ATGGCAAAGCGCAGCAAAGCATATGAGGCAGCTGCCGCCAAGATCGACGCGAACAAGCAGTACGCGCCGGTAGAGGCAGTGGCCCTGGCGAAGGCAACCAATCCTTCGTCGTTCGACGCAACGATCGAGGTGGCTTTCCGCCTCGGCGTGGATCCCCGTAAGGCAGACCAGATGGTGCGCGGCACCGTCAACCTGCCGCACGGTACCGGCAAGACCAAGCGCGTCCTGGTCTTCGCAACAGGTGAAAAGGCTGAGGCGGCAATCGCCGCTGGAGCCGATTTCGTCGGATCAGACGACATGATCGAGAAGGTAGCCGGCGGCTGGGTCGATTTCGACGCAGCAGTTGCAACCCCGGACCTCATGGGCAAGGTTGGCCGACTCGGCAAGGTACTGGGTCCCCGTAACCTGATGCCCAACCCGAAGACCGGTACCGTCACCCCTGACGTCACCAAGGCTGTCACCGACATCAAGGGTGGAAAGATCGACTTCCGTGTCGACAAGCACTCTAACCTTCACTTCATCATCGGCAAGGTTTCCTTCGATGAGACCAAGCTGGTTGAGAACTACGCGATCGCGCTGGAGGAAGTGCTTCGTCTGAAGCCTTCAGCCTCCAAGGGCCGCTACATTCAGAAGGCAACGGTTACCACCACCTTCGGACCGGGCATCTCGGTTGACCCCAACGTCACCAAGGTTCTGGCAGACGCATAA
- the secE gene encoding preprotein translocase subunit SecE has product MTDTAESSSKGNPAGKQNPKRGFFGRIILFVRQVIAELRKVVVPTRKELIRFTITVLVFVIIMMLIVTGLDFLFGTGAVWVFGDN; this is encoded by the coding sequence GTGACCGATACGGCTGAAAGCAGCTCCAAGGGAAACCCCGCCGGCAAGCAGAATCCGAAGCGCGGGTTCTTCGGTCGGATCATCCTGTTTGTCCGTCAGGTCATCGCCGAACTGCGCAAGGTGGTTGTACCCACCCGCAAGGAACTGATCCGGTTCACCATCACAGTTCTGGTGTTCGTGATCATCATGATGCTCATAGTGACCGGTTTGGACTTCCTGTTCGGCACGGGCGCGGTGTGGGTCTTCGGCGACAACTAG
- a CDS encoding pyridoxal phosphate-dependent aminotransferase, translating into MTAADALSQHSNGRVSQRIGAIAESATLAVDAKAKALKAAGRPVIGFGAGEPDFPTPDYIVDAAVDAARQPRFHRYSPAGGLPELKQAVADKTLRDSGYQVDPAQVLVTNGGKQAVYESFATLLDPGDEVLVPTPYWTTYPEAIRLAGGVPVEVFAGPEQSYLVTIDQLEAARTPRTKILLFVSPSNPTGSVYSPEQVREIGEWAAGHGLWVVTDEIYEHLTYDDVPFTSIATAAPSLGDRVVILNGVAKTYAMTGWRVGWMIGPKDVVKAATNLQSHATSNVANVSQMAALAAVSGPLTAVEEMKKSFDRRRRAMVSGLNDIDGIQCPTPHGAFYAYADVRELLGRELAGARPATSAELAALILDTVEVAVVPGEAFGPSGYLRLSYALGDEDLATGVGRLQEFLGSAR; encoded by the coding sequence ATGACTGCCGCTGATGCCCTGTCCCAGCACTCCAACGGACGCGTGTCCCAGCGAATCGGAGCGATCGCTGAGTCCGCGACGCTGGCCGTAGATGCGAAGGCGAAGGCGTTGAAGGCTGCCGGGCGTCCTGTGATCGGTTTCGGCGCCGGCGAGCCGGACTTCCCCACACCGGATTACATCGTGGATGCTGCAGTCGACGCCGCGCGTCAGCCCCGGTTCCACCGCTACTCCCCCGCAGGAGGCCTTCCGGAGCTCAAGCAGGCTGTTGCCGACAAGACCCTGCGCGATTCGGGTTACCAGGTGGACCCGGCACAGGTGTTGGTCACCAACGGCGGCAAGCAGGCAGTCTACGAGTCCTTCGCCACGCTGCTCGACCCGGGCGACGAGGTGCTGGTGCCGACCCCGTACTGGACCACCTACCCGGAGGCCATCCGGCTGGCCGGAGGAGTCCCGGTCGAGGTTTTCGCCGGCCCTGAACAGTCCTACCTGGTCACCATCGACCAGCTCGAGGCCGCACGGACACCGCGCACCAAGATCCTGCTCTTCGTTTCCCCCTCCAACCCCACCGGCTCGGTGTACTCCCCGGAACAGGTTCGCGAAATCGGTGAGTGGGCGGCCGGTCACGGCCTGTGGGTAGTGACAGACGAGATCTACGAACACCTCACGTACGACGACGTCCCGTTCACCTCGATTGCGACAGCCGCGCCCTCGCTGGGCGACCGCGTAGTGATCCTGAACGGCGTGGCCAAGACCTACGCAATGACCGGCTGGCGCGTCGGTTGGATGATCGGCCCCAAGGATGTGGTCAAGGCGGCCACCAACCTGCAGTCGCACGCAACCTCGAACGTGGCCAATGTGTCCCAGATGGCAGCTCTCGCAGCTGTGTCGGGACCACTGACCGCGGTGGAGGAGATGAAGAAGTCCTTTGACCGCCGTCGTCGTGCCATGGTTTCCGGGTTGAACGACATTGACGGTATCCAGTGCCCCACTCCGCACGGCGCGTTCTACGCCTATGCGGATGTGCGCGAACTCCTGGGCAGGGAACTCGCCGGTGCACGGCCGGCCACGTCGGCGGAACTGGCGGCCCTGATCCTCGACACGGTCGAAGTTGCCGTGGTTCCCGGTGAGGCTTTCGGACCGAGCGGATATCTTCGCCTGTCCTACGCGCTCGGCGACGAGGACCTCGCGACCGGCGTCGGCCGCCTCCAGGAGTTCCTCGGTTCAGCGCGCTGA
- a CDS encoding ABC transporter permease, whose protein sequence is MSTPAATAPTGVPSNARRRPWQPNTLALGWRRTRLEVTMFWRDPSALVFTLFFPLIMMALFSSVFGNEPSMGDPSRPESLLRPAEYFLPGMLALATILSGFQNLSGYVTAERFNGSIKRLAGTPLPRLSYFLGKTGLTLILILTQTALLLLGARFLFGVELPTTTTAWLTFAWLLLGATAAWSVIGIAFACIARSAQSASTMSAVPPLLLAFISGIYFPFSQIPDWLRSIADLTPLRWTASGFRSVLLPEGWATVEPGGVWNLGLSAVVIGLWLVVGLMVTLLTFRWPPQK, encoded by the coding sequence ATGAGTACACCAGCAGCGACGGCCCCGACCGGGGTGCCCTCGAACGCACGGCGCCGTCCCTGGCAGCCGAACACCCTTGCCCTTGGCTGGCGGCGGACACGCCTTGAGGTCACAATGTTCTGGCGGGATCCGTCGGCACTCGTGTTCACCCTTTTCTTCCCACTGATCATGATGGCGCTCTTCAGCAGCGTCTTCGGTAACGAACCCAGCATGGGCGACCCCTCCCGGCCGGAGTCCCTGCTGCGCCCGGCCGAATACTTCCTGCCAGGCATGCTGGCTCTAGCCACCATCCTCAGCGGATTCCAGAACCTCAGCGGCTATGTGACCGCCGAACGGTTCAACGGCAGCATCAAGCGGCTGGCCGGTACGCCGCTGCCCCGGTTGTCCTACTTCCTGGGCAAGACCGGACTGACGCTGATCCTGATCCTGACCCAGACGGCCCTCCTCCTGCTGGGCGCGCGCTTCCTGTTCGGTGTCGAGCTACCGACGACGACGACCGCGTGGCTGACGTTCGCCTGGCTTCTGCTGGGTGCCACAGCCGCATGGTCAGTCATTGGGATCGCCTTCGCCTGCATCGCCAGATCGGCGCAGTCGGCGTCCACCATGTCCGCTGTTCCGCCCCTTCTCCTCGCCTTCATCTCGGGCATTTACTTCCCCTTCTCCCAGATTCCGGACTGGCTGCGCAGCATCGCTGACCTGACGCCGCTCCGCTGGACCGCCAGCGGCTTCCGCTCGGTGTTACTGCCGGAGGGCTGGGCGACAGTAGAGCCGGGAGGGGTCTGGAACCTGGGCCTGTCCGCCGTCGTCATCGGGCTCTGGCTGGTCGTGGGCCTCATGGTGACTCTGCTGACCTTCCGCTGGCCGCCGCAAAAGTGA
- a CDS encoding ATP-binding protein: protein MRPPLLRSDDALIAGVCGGLAAHLGVSLRAARISMVALSLVGGAGVVLYGWLWLLVPTTEERRRGVATPAGLRLGAPVLAGQGSKPARSFGAAGSREVMIGVGLLVVAAAFVAQQLGVTVQWGWLVPVGAVALGAVLAWSQLDEARRARLMDHAGATRAEGVARLAAGLVLVMVGLLILVSGSLSWEFTWPVLLATAAVLGGVGLVLAPWGLKFWKDLEAERSARVRETQRAEIAAHLHDSVLQTLALIQNRAASEQDVIRLARAQERELRRWLYADTAARTGNLADRIKAVAAEVEEEYGHPVDVVSVGEAPLTRRQDALVQATREAILNAAKHAGGAVSVYLEAGTAVSQVFVRDRGAGFDPEAVPPDRLGIRESVINRMQRHGGTARIRSSETGTEVQLTMPEEEAGASHD, encoded by the coding sequence ATGAGGCCCCCGCTGCTCCGCTCCGACGATGCCCTGATCGCGGGCGTCTGCGGTGGCCTGGCGGCGCACCTCGGAGTCTCGCTGCGGGCGGCCCGCATCTCCATGGTGGCGCTCTCCCTGGTGGGCGGTGCCGGCGTCGTTCTCTATGGCTGGCTGTGGCTGCTGGTTCCAACCACCGAAGAACGACGACGGGGCGTAGCGACGCCCGCCGGACTGCGGCTGGGTGCGCCCGTCCTCGCAGGACAGGGATCCAAACCGGCCCGGTCATTCGGTGCGGCGGGCAGCCGGGAAGTGATGATCGGCGTCGGGCTCCTCGTGGTCGCGGCCGCATTCGTGGCGCAACAACTCGGGGTAACCGTCCAGTGGGGCTGGCTGGTGCCGGTCGGTGCGGTTGCCCTCGGCGCGGTGCTCGCGTGGTCCCAGCTGGACGAGGCCCGCCGTGCCCGGCTGATGGATCATGCGGGCGCCACCCGGGCTGAAGGTGTGGCGCGGCTTGCGGCCGGTCTGGTCCTGGTGATGGTCGGGCTGTTGATCCTCGTGTCCGGGTCGCTGTCCTGGGAGTTCACCTGGCCGGTGCTCCTGGCCACTGCGGCGGTGCTTGGCGGCGTAGGGCTGGTGCTGGCGCCGTGGGGGCTGAAGTTCTGGAAGGACCTTGAGGCTGAGCGGTCGGCGCGCGTCCGCGAAACCCAGCGGGCGGAAATCGCCGCCCACCTTCACGACTCCGTGCTGCAGACGCTGGCGCTGATCCAGAACCGCGCCGCCTCGGAACAGGACGTCATCCGGCTGGCGCGCGCCCAGGAGCGGGAGCTGCGGCGGTGGCTCTACGCGGACACGGCTGCGCGGACCGGCAACCTCGCGGACCGCATCAAGGCGGTTGCAGCGGAGGTGGAAGAGGAATACGGGCATCCCGTCGATGTCGTCTCCGTCGGAGAGGCACCCCTGACCCGGCGGCAGGATGCCCTGGTGCAGGCAACCCGCGAGGCCATCCTCAACGCAGCCAAGCATGCGGGCGGCGCCGTCTCCGTCTATCTTGAGGCAGGGACCGCAGTTTCGCAGGTCTTTGTCCGCGACCGCGGTGCGGGATTTGACCCCGAAGCTGTCCCGCCTGACCGGCTGGGTATCCGCGAATCGGTCATCAACCGCATGCAGCGCCATGGGGGTACTGCCCGGATCCGCAGTTCGGAGACCGGAACGGAAGTTCAACTGACCATGCCGGAAGAGGAAGCAGGAGCTTCGCATGACTGA
- a CDS encoding PspC domain-containing protein, whose protein sequence is MNSFFNALRSSPIKRAPGGWFGGIASGIALRFGWSVGLVRIGILLSFLLPVIGPPVYVVLWLLLPKTDGTIALEKLVSNR, encoded by the coding sequence ATGAACTCCTTCTTCAACGCCCTCCGCTCCTCCCCCATCAAACGCGCACCGGGCGGCTGGTTCGGCGGCATCGCCTCCGGCATCGCCCTCAGGTTCGGCTGGTCCGTGGGACTGGTGAGGATCGGCATCCTGCTCAGCTTCCTGCTGCCCGTCATCGGCCCACCGGTGTATGTGGTTCTCTGGCTGCTGCTTCCCAAGACTGACGGGACCATTGCGCTGGAGAAGCTCGTCTCCAACCGCTGA
- the rplK gene encoding 50S ribosomal protein L11 produces the protein MAPKKKVTGLIKLQINAGAANPAPPIGPALGQHGVNIMEFCKAYNAATESQRGNVIPVEITVYEDRSFTFVTKTPPAAELIKKAAGVQKGSATPHTVKVAKLTRAQVEEIATMKMEDLNANDVQAAAKIIAGTARSMGITVDN, from the coding sequence ATGGCCCCCAAGAAGAAGGTCACCGGCCTCATCAAGCTGCAGATCAACGCAGGCGCCGCCAACCCGGCTCCTCCGATCGGTCCCGCACTTGGCCAGCACGGTGTCAACATCATGGAGTTCTGCAAGGCATACAACGCCGCAACAGAATCCCAGCGCGGGAACGTTATCCCCGTGGAAATCACGGTGTACGAGGATCGCTCGTTCACCTTCGTCACCAAGACCCCTCCGGCTGCCGAGCTGATCAAGAAGGCTGCAGGCGTACAGAAGGGCTCGGCTACGCCGCATACCGTCAAGGTTGCCAAGCTGACCCGGGCACAGGTTGAGGAGATCGCCACCATGAAGATGGAAGACCTCAACGCCAACGATGTCCAGGCAGCTGCCAAGATCATCGCCGGCACCGCCCGGTCGATGGGCATCACCGTCGACAACTAA
- a CDS encoding sensor histidine kinase → MTTPADRSVPLLPDNSVWLRGMRWWHVGFYTVLSVVVLVVLLLVDGDWTRAAMLVALGVLATAYPFLTRLQHLGSWRPTAYVVLLVCTVGLSAFLSSYGAILLFVAFPQIWMFSNTPRRGLVATAILCVVVAMGQLNLTGTDPENLRSVGLQVLVSFLGSSMIGLWIYKIIDQSEDRGQLIASLEATRAELAEAHKQQGAMAERERMSREIHDTLAQGFTSIVMLTEAAQARLRRAPTGGGIPGELAAIGETARENLREARALIASAGPSQLQGGDLLGALRRLGEATGRDGRRAEVFLPDVLPPLTSPEQIAVLRCAQEALSNVRRHSHAEEVRLTVDTQGGNLVLMVSDNGRGFPQEDSNGGYGLTSMRTRLAEISGTLAVDSAPGHGTRVTMTVPLAPHATGEIPKP, encoded by the coding sequence ATGACCACTCCAGCCGATCGGAGCGTCCCCCTCCTACCGGACAATTCAGTGTGGCTGCGCGGAATGCGCTGGTGGCATGTCGGCTTCTACACGGTGCTGTCGGTGGTGGTGCTCGTTGTCCTGCTGCTGGTGGACGGCGATTGGACGAGGGCCGCCATGCTTGTGGCTCTTGGAGTCCTCGCAACCGCCTACCCGTTCCTCACCCGGCTGCAGCACCTCGGGAGCTGGCGGCCGACGGCCTACGTCGTGCTGCTTGTCTGCACCGTTGGATTGTCAGCATTCCTGTCGAGTTACGGCGCCATCCTTTTGTTTGTCGCCTTCCCCCAAATCTGGATGTTCTCGAACACCCCACGCAGGGGTCTTGTCGCCACCGCCATCCTGTGTGTCGTGGTCGCCATGGGCCAGCTGAACCTCACGGGCACAGACCCTGAGAATCTGAGGAGCGTGGGTCTGCAGGTGCTTGTGTCTTTCCTCGGATCCAGCATGATCGGGCTGTGGATCTACAAGATCATCGACCAGAGCGAGGACCGCGGGCAGCTGATCGCCTCCCTCGAGGCGACCCGGGCGGAGCTCGCCGAGGCCCACAAACAGCAGGGTGCCATGGCCGAGCGGGAGCGCATGTCACGGGAGATTCACGACACTCTCGCTCAGGGGTTCACGTCGATTGTCATGTTGACCGAAGCGGCGCAGGCAAGGCTGCGCCGTGCTCCGACAGGCGGCGGCATCCCCGGCGAGCTTGCAGCGATCGGTGAGACAGCGCGGGAGAATTTGCGGGAAGCGCGCGCGCTCATCGCGTCTGCGGGCCCGTCGCAACTGCAGGGCGGGGACCTGCTGGGGGCGTTGCGCCGGTTGGGGGAAGCCACCGGCCGGGATGGCCGCAGGGCCGAGGTGTTCCTTCCGGACGTGCTGCCACCGTTGACCTCACCGGAGCAGATTGCCGTGTTGCGCTGCGCCCAGGAGGCCCTGAGTAACGTTCGGCGGCATAGCCACGCCGAAGAGGTGCGGTTGACCGTCGATACGCAGGGCGGCAACCTGGTGCTGATGGTGAGCGACAATGGCCGCGGCTTCCCTCAAGAAGACAGCAACGGCGGTTACGGGCTGACGTCGATGCGGACACGATTGGCCGAAATCTCCGGAACACTTGCCGTGGACAGCGCACCGGGTCACGGAACGCGAGTGACCATGACCGTGCCACTCGCACCACACGCCACCGGAGAAATCCCGAAGCCATGA
- a CDS encoding LuxR C-terminal-related transcriptional regulator, translated as MTEPITVVVVDDHAIFRSGVKADLDSRVRVVGEAATVEEAIAVIREQQPQVVLLDVHLPGGKGGGGAEVIAGCGDVRQSTRFLALSVSDSAEDVVTVIRAGARGYVTKTITGADISNAVLRVASGDAVFSPRLAGFVLDAFGTAAVAAADSELDRLSARELEVMRLIARGYSYKEVAKELFISIKTVETHVSAVLRKLQLSSRHELTRWAAERRLL; from the coding sequence ATGACTGAGCCGATCACCGTCGTCGTCGTTGATGACCACGCCATTTTCCGGTCCGGAGTGAAGGCCGATCTCGACAGTCGTGTCCGGGTTGTCGGCGAGGCAGCCACGGTGGAGGAGGCCATTGCGGTCATCCGGGAGCAGCAGCCCCAGGTGGTCCTCCTTGACGTCCACCTGCCGGGAGGGAAGGGCGGCGGAGGCGCCGAGGTGATCGCAGGGTGCGGAGACGTCCGCCAGTCCACGCGTTTCCTGGCGCTCAGCGTGTCCGATTCCGCCGAAGACGTGGTGACCGTCATCCGGGCCGGTGCCCGCGGATATGTCACCAAGACCATCACGGGGGCCGACATCTCCAACGCAGTGCTCCGCGTGGCGTCAGGAGATGCGGTGTTCTCGCCGCGGCTGGCCGGGTTTGTACTCGATGCCTTCGGTACCGCAGCGGTGGCCGCCGCCGACAGCGAGCTCGACCGGCTGTCCGCCCGGGAACTCGAAGTGATGCGGCTGATCGCCCGCGGCTACAGCTACAAGGAGGTTGCGAAGGAACTGTTCATCTCCATCAAGACCGTCGAGACCCACGTCTCGGCCGTGCTGCGGAAGCTGCAGCTCTCCTCCCGGCACGAGCTCACCCGTTGGGCGGCGGAGCGCCGGCTCCTTTAA
- a CDS encoding ABC transporter ATP-binding protein, producing METPTVHPTPPNDAARHHDVPIEVENLTKVYRQKSGVIPAVDNLSLSIQAGETYALLGPNGAGKSTTIEILEGHRKPTSGRVTVLGMAPYRAPASFRARIGIVLQEATDSGELRVAEVLHALAGYYPNPRRVDELIAAVGLEGKETQRISTLSGGQRRRVDVALGLVGNPELLFLDEPTTGFDPDARRAFWGLIRSLRADGTTIVLTTHYLDEAEQLADRLGIITGGRLVAEGAPRTLGGAALRRPRVSWTDDGGPHEEITDRPAELVHLLSAGGTHEPRNLQVQVPSLEDIYLELLKQHGTPSGEAS from the coding sequence ATGGAAACTCCCACCGTTCACCCGACCCCGCCCAATGACGCGGCCAGACACCACGATGTGCCGATCGAGGTCGAGAACCTCACCAAGGTCTACCGGCAGAAGTCCGGCGTCATTCCCGCCGTCGACAACCTGAGCCTGTCGATCCAGGCAGGGGAAACGTACGCCCTGCTGGGGCCCAACGGTGCCGGGAAAAGCACCACCATCGAGATCCTGGAAGGCCACCGCAAGCCCACCTCCGGCAGAGTGACCGTTCTGGGAATGGCTCCGTACAGGGCACCCGCCTCCTTCCGGGCCCGGATCGGCATTGTCCTGCAGGAGGCGACCGACTCCGGCGAGCTTCGGGTCGCCGAAGTGCTGCATGCCCTCGCCGGGTACTACCCCAATCCGCGAAGGGTGGATGAGTTGATCGCGGCGGTCGGGCTCGAAGGCAAGGAGACCCAACGCATCAGCACACTGTCAGGCGGTCAGCGCCGAAGGGTCGATGTGGCGCTGGGCCTCGTCGGCAACCCCGAGCTGCTTTTCCTGGATGAACCCACCACGGGATTCGATCCCGATGCGCGGCGTGCCTTCTGGGGACTGATCCGCAGCCTCCGGGCGGACGGCACAACCATTGTGCTGACCACCCACTACCTCGATGAAGCAGAACAGCTGGCGGACCGGCTGGGCATCATCACCGGGGGCCGGCTTGTCGCCGAGGGCGCGCCCCGCACGCTGGGAGGTGCCGCACTCCGGCGGCCCCGCGTGAGTTGGACCGACGACGGCGGCCCGCATGAGGAAATCACCGACCGGCCGGCTGAGCTGGTGCACCTGCTCAGCGCAGGCGGCACCCATGAGCCCCGGAACCTGCAGGTGCAGGTACCGAGCCTGGAAGACATCTATCTTGAGCTGCTCAAGCAGCACGGCACACCCAGTGGAGAAGCATCATGA
- a CDS encoding PspC domain-containing protein: MNSHDDPSSSPRDTDRTPESPASGGASRTGSGAGFFGWIRSLRVTRGQDRWIGGVATGVSARTGLDVVLVRGLFVVLAIFGGIGLLAYGLAWALLPEPDGRIHAESAARGSWTSGMTGALVVSLLGLWRPNAPFFGNTGGFGGFIWSLFWIGVAVFIVYWISNANRNKNSSDGTGTGRPTDTGTGTGTVPTESFKAGTAATGAPPFGTMPPGTAPTDVSSPTPPPTRPFIGPTRPPVKVKPPAPRPTGADVAIFLGGALLLAALVLVLDYVGVLALGGSVVAVALATGVVVLGLGIVLLGIRGRTSGGLGFLAAVGIAATLLSSASPVTGNWVLADQGRWSMTAASPASEGYTVVVGQGRVDLTGLEDITEDVTIPVNAAAGNVGILVPEGVPVDVRSRLALSSTEVVNAGETTSVGGIWQPRTLHLNEDADGPRIILDMRGVVSHITVATNENALQDPESRQER; this comes from the coding sequence ATGAACTCCCATGATGACCCTTCCTCCTCGCCCCGGGACACTGACCGCACCCCGGAATCCCCCGCATCCGGCGGCGCCTCACGCACCGGTTCCGGCGCCGGCTTCTTCGGCTGGATCCGAAGCCTGCGGGTTACCCGCGGTCAGGACCGCTGGATCGGCGGAGTCGCAACCGGTGTTTCCGCACGAACCGGGCTGGACGTCGTCCTGGTCCGCGGACTGTTTGTAGTGCTCGCAATCTTCGGCGGCATCGGCCTGCTGGCCTACGGGCTGGCGTGGGCCCTGCTGCCGGAACCAGACGGTCGCATCCACGCGGAATCCGCCGCCCGCGGCAGCTGGACCTCCGGCATGACCGGCGCCCTCGTTGTTTCCCTCCTCGGGTTGTGGCGTCCCAATGCACCGTTCTTCGGCAATACCGGCGGGTTCGGCGGGTTCATTTGGAGTCTGTTCTGGATCGGCGTGGCGGTGTTCATCGTCTACTGGATCTCCAACGCCAACCGGAACAAAAACAGCAGCGATGGAACAGGCACCGGCAGGCCTACCGACACGGGCACCGGCACGGGCACGGTGCCGACCGAATCCTTCAAGGCCGGCACCGCTGCAACAGGCGCGCCACCATTCGGCACCATGCCGCCCGGTACCGCACCCACCGATGTCTCTTCGCCGACACCTCCCCCCACGAGGCCCTTCATCGGCCCGACCCGCCCTCCGGTGAAGGTTAAGCCGCCGGCACCGCGTCCCACCGGAGCCGACGTCGCCATCTTCCTCGGCGGCGCGCTCCTCCTGGCAGCACTCGTGCTCGTCCTTGACTACGTCGGCGTACTGGCACTCGGCGGCAGTGTCGTCGCCGTCGCGCTGGCGACCGGCGTCGTCGTTCTGGGTCTGGGCATTGTCCTGCTGGGGATTCGCGGGCGCACTTCCGGCGGACTCGGCTTCCTGGCCGCGGTCGGGATCGCGGCCACCCTTCTTTCGTCAGCGTCGCCCGTGACAGGCAACTGGGTGCTCGCCGATCAGGGCAGGTGGTCCATGACGGCCGCAAGCCCGGCGTCCGAGGGGTACACCGTCGTCGTCGGCCAGGGGCGTGTGGACCTGACCGGCCTGGAGGACATCACTGAGGACGTCACCATCCCCGTCAATGCAGCCGCGGGGAACGTCGGCATCCTGGTTCCGGAAGGCGTCCCAGTGGATGTGCGTTCGAGGCTGGCGCTCAGCTCAACCGAAGTGGTGAATGCCGGTGAAACCACCAGCGTCGGCGGGATCTGGCAGCCGCGGACCCTTCACCTGAACGAGGACGCGGACGGCCCCCGCATCATCCTCGACATGCGGGGTGTGGTCAGCCACATCACTGTCGCCACCAACGAGAACGCACTCCAGGACCCCGAAAGCAGGCAGGAACGATGA